The proteins below are encoded in one region of Bifidobacterium catenulatum DSM 16992 = JCM 1194 = LMG 11043:
- a CDS encoding TetR/AcrR family transcriptional regulator, with amino-acid sequence MKTHVDSGNSILQISMESQENTSANSIKSRPINQRKRLSPAQRRKQITQEAVTLITQYGSYGFPMQALADAVGMTLPGLNHYVKNREELLSLVIETFYDSEEGNAHTTLGAAISHCDQTDSATKERRHLPGTLHETVRFNAKRPELVALFMRLAIEASDPEHPAHEFYQNRHNSILIDMTSVDWELPEEYRDPERLHDLIVTAFFAMDGVQIQSLTNPNESMMQLWERAERILFPSPTWDGYR; translated from the coding sequence ATGAAAACGCATGTGGACAGCGGCAATAGTATTCTTCAAATCAGTATGGAATCACAGGAAAACACATCAGCAAACAGCATCAAGAGCCGTCCAATCAACCAAAGAAAACGACTCTCCCCAGCGCAGCGACGAAAACAAATCACACAAGAAGCGGTAACCCTAATCACGCAATACGGGTCATACGGCTTCCCAATGCAAGCATTAGCCGATGCAGTTGGCATGACCCTGCCCGGACTCAACCATTACGTCAAAAACCGAGAAGAATTACTCTCATTGGTCATCGAAACGTTCTACGACTCCGAAGAAGGCAATGCCCACACGACATTGGGCGCAGCCATCAGCCACTGCGACCAAACAGATTCAGCAACCAAAGAACGCCGACATCTGCCCGGCACATTGCACGAAACCGTGCGCTTCAACGCCAAACGTCCCGAACTTGTCGCACTGTTCATGCGCCTCGCCATCGAAGCGTCCGATCCAGAACACCCAGCCCACGAGTTCTACCAGAACAGACACAATTCGATTTTGATCGACATGACCAGCGTGGACTGGGAACTACCGGAAGAATACCGCGATCCAGAACGCCTGCATGACCTCATCGTCACCGCGTTCTTTGCCATGGACGGCGTGCAAATCCAGTCGTTAACCAATCCCAACGAATCCATGATGCAGCTATGGGAACGCGCAGAACGCATCCTATTCCCCTCCCCCACATGGGACGGCTACCGCTGA